The genome window CCGTGCAGCCGCTCTTTCAATGATTCCAACCACCACAGGCGCCGCCAAAGCGGTTGCACTGGTTCTTCCCGAATTGAGCGGCAAACTCAACGGACTTGCCATTCGAGTACCTACTCCAAATGTATCTATCGTAGACCTCGTGGCAAGTATCGAAAAAACAGGGGTCACCGTAACAGATGTTAATGATGCATTAAAAGAAGCTTCGGAAGGAGCCCTTTCCGGTATACTCGGTTATAGTGAGGCCCCCCTTGTATCAACAGATTTTAACGGAAATTCATTATCTTCAATTGTTGATGCGCCGACTACTTATGTTGTAGATGATATGGTTAAAGTTCTTTCCTGGTATGATAATGAAACAGGATACTCAACAAGGATGGTTGATCTGGCAGCTATGATAGGTGCACAGCTTTAAATTTTTGTAACTGTTCATGGTGAACTGTTGACTGTTTACAATTTTTTTTAATGGAGAGCATATAATGAACATACGCAGGCCTCTTATCGCCGGAAACTGGAAGATGTTTAAAACTTGTTCCGAGGCGGTAGAAACGGCGAAGCACCTTGTTACACGTGTGGATGATGTTACTGATGTTGATGTTATGATTGCACCTGCTTTTATAGCACTGGCACAGGTTGCGGATATTGTCAAAGGAAGCAAGGTCTCTCTTGGCGCGCAAAATCTTTTCTGGGAAAAAGAAGGAGCCTTTACAGGTGAAATTTCTCCGCATATGATTGTATCTACAGGATGCAAATATGTTATTATCGGCCATTCCGAGCGCAGGCAATTTTTTGAAGAAACAGATGAATCTGTAAATAAAAAAATTAATGCTGCTGTAAAAAACGGAATAGAACCGATTCTTTGTGTTGGCGAATCTGAAAAAGAACGGGAATCAAATGAAACGTTTTCCGTACTTGACAAACAGATAACAAAAGGGTTACAAGGATTGTTTACAGATAATCTTAAACATTTGACTATAGCATATGAACCGGTTTGGGCAATCGGAACAGGAAAGACCGCAACCGATGAGCAGGCCCAGGAGGTTCACTTGTTTTTACGTTCCTTGATAGAAAAAAAATTAGGAAATAAATTTGCTGAATCTATAAAGATATTATATGGCGGAAGCGTCAAACCGGACAATATTACTTCACTGATGTCTATGCCTGACATAGACGGCGCTCTTGTTGGAGGCGCAAGTCTTGACGCTGAAACCTTTAGTAAAATAGTTCACTTTTTATAGTATTCCGGGAAAGAGTATAGAATGGGAATTCTACTAACCATTGTTCATGTTATTGTATGCATCGCGCTAATACTGATTGTACTTTTGCAGACAGGTAAAGGCGCAGACATGGGAGCAGCTTTCGGAGGTGGTTCCAGCCAGACACTTTTCGGTAGTTCAGGAGCATCAACCTTTTTGGGCAAAGCAACAACAATTGTGGCGGTTGTTTTTATGATTACCTCGGTTGGGCTTGCATATATGGTTAGTAACAAAACCGAAAAATCTATAATACTCGACACAACAACGCCCATAGAGGAGAAAGCACAGACTCCCGTTCCCGAGAGTAAGACTCCTGCGGCTGAACCTGTCAAAACAGAGTGATATCATAATACTATATTGTGCCGAAGTGGTGGAATTTGGTAGACACGCTATCTTGAGGGGGTAGTGGGCTACGCCCGTGCCGGTTCAAGTCCGGCCTTCGGCACCACCTATGCAGTTCTTCTGCGCTTTCTGCCACCTTCCTTTCTTCCCTGCTTTTTTGTTGACTTTTTCCCATACATTATATTATTTTATTTATAAATTCAGGTGCTCATAATGAGCTTAAGAGGGAACTCCGTTAAATTCGGAGACGAGCCCGTCGCTGTAATCGGGGACGAACACCGCTGTTTAATGCCACTGTCCGATCATTGGATGGGAAGGCGCGGTCAGTAGGTTGATCCGAGAGTCAGAAGACCTGCCTGAATAAGTAAGTATTGCATGCCTTCGTGGAAAAAAGGCAAAGCAAATAAGATCTATCAGGATAAAAAGGGAAATCCCCAGATCGTAAACCAACGGTCTGGGGATTTTTTTTTGCCCGGCCGGAAATACAAATTTTTCAGAAGAAGGAGAAAGGAAAAAATGAAAAAAAAGTATTTTATATTTTTAATTTGTATGGTTATGCTGCTCCCTGGTTTAACCCAGGCAAAAGATGAAGAGCCGGTATCAACTTTAGACGAAATGGTGGTTACAGCCAGCCGGGTTCCGGAAAAGAAAAAGGATCTTACCACAAATGTAACTATTATTGATGAAAATGATATTAAACTTTCCGCAGCAAAAGATTTAGGCGATCTGTTGTCCGAAAAAGCCGGGGTATATATTAGAAAATATCCAGGTAATATGACTAGTATTGGTTTACGTGGTTTCAGAACTGAAACTCACGGTAACGACCTGAAAGGTAATGTGTTAATATTGCTAAACGGCCGCAGGGCAGGCACTGGCAATGCTGCCAAAATTATGACAAAAAATATCGAAAGAGTCGAAATAATACGTGGTCCGGCCGCCGTTCAATACGGTTCGGCAGCCATGGGCGGCCTTGTAAATGTTATTACTAAGCAGGGTAAGGATAAACCCACTTTTTTTGCTGAAGGATTGTTGGGAAGTTATGGATATGAAGAGGGAAGCGCCGGTTTTTCAGGAAAAATAGAAAATTTTGATTTTTCAGGCAGCTTCACCAGAACAACCAAAGATGATTATGATATTAGCGATGGAGATAAATATGATAATACCGGTTATGATGAAAAAACAAATTGCAGTTTAAATCTCGGATATGAGTT of Desulfosarcina sp. BuS5 contains these proteins:
- the tpiA gene encoding triose-phosphate isomerase — protein: MNIRRPLIAGNWKMFKTCSEAVETAKHLVTRVDDVTDVDVMIAPAFIALAQVADIVKGSKVSLGAQNLFWEKEGAFTGEISPHMIVSTGCKYVIIGHSERRQFFEETDESVNKKINAAVKNGIEPILCVGESEKERESNETFSVLDKQITKGLQGLFTDNLKHLTIAYEPVWAIGTGKTATDEQAQEVHLFLRSLIEKKLGNKFAESIKILYGGSVKPDNITSLMSMPDIDGALVGGASLDAETFSKIVHFL
- the secG gene encoding preprotein translocase subunit SecG — its product is MGILLTIVHVIVCIALILIVLLQTGKGADMGAAFGGGSSQTLFGSSGASTFLGKATTIVAVVFMITSVGLAYMVSNKTEKSIILDTTTPIEEKAQTPVPESKTPAAEPVKTE